In a single window of the Lepidochelys kempii isolate rLepKem1 chromosome 21, rLepKem1.hap2, whole genome shotgun sequence genome:
- the PACSIN1 gene encoding protein kinase C and casein kinase substrate in neurons protein 1 isoform X2, which translates to MSGSYDESAAAAEEITDSFWEVGNYKRTVKRIDDGHRLCNDLMNCIHERAKIEKAYAQQLTDWSKRWKQLIEKGPQYGSLERAWGAMMTEADKVSELHQDVKNSLLNEDFEKVKNWQKDAYHKQIMGGFKEAKEADDGFRKAQKPWAKKMKEVETAKKAYHLACKEEKLAMTREANSKAEQSITADQQKKLQDKVEKCKQDVQKTQEKYEKVLEELNKCTPQYMESMEQVFEQCQQFEEKRLIFLKEVLLDIKRHLNLAESSSYTTVYRELEQTIRMADAQEDLRWFRGTSGPGMPMNWPQFEEWNLDITHTITRREKIKKNEGVTLTNATAVSESAALAGDRGSVSSYERSQPYTTEWSDDEGGNSLSASEANGGTNPFEEEPAGKGMRVRALYDYDGQEQDELSFKAEDTKLSPPTSTPRKASELQGNEIQHMLGI; encoded by the exons ATGTCTGGCTCCTACGATGAGTCTGCAGCAGCTGCGGAGGAAATAACTGACAGCTTCTGGGAG GTAGGGAACTACAAGCGGACGGTGAAGCGGATTGACGACGGGCACCGGCTCTGCAATGACCTGATGAACTGCATCCACGAGCGGGCCAAGATCGAGAAGGCCTACGCCCAGCAGCTGACCGACTGGTCCAAGAGGTGGAAGCAGCTGATCGAGAAAG GCCCGCAGTACGGCAGCTTGGAGAGGGCGTGGGGAGCCATGATGACGGAGGCGGACAAGGTGAGCGAGCTGCATCAGGATGTGAAGAACAGCCTGCTGAACGAGGACTTTGAGAAGGTGAAGAACTGGCAGAAGGACGCCTACCACAAGCAGATCATGGGAGGCTTCAAGGAGGCCAAGGAAGCAGACGACGGCTTCCGGAAAGCACAGAAACCCTGGGCCAAGAAAATGAAGGAG GTGGAGACGGCCAAGAAAGCTTATCACCTGGCGTGCAAAGAGGAGAAGCTGGCCATGACCCGGGAAGCCAACAGCAAGGCGGAGCAGTCCATCACTGCAGACCAGCAGAAGAAGCTCCAGGACAAGGTGGAAAAGTGCAAGCAAGATGTGCAAAAG ACCCAAGAGAAGTACGAGAAGGTGCTGGAGGAGCTGAACAAGTGCACCCCGCAGTACATGGAGAGCATGGAGCAGGTGTTTGAGCAGTGCCAGCAGTTCGAGGAGAAGAGGCTCATTTTCCTGAAGGAGGTGCTGCTGGACATCAAGCGGCACCTGAACCTGGCTGAGAGCAGCAG CTACACCACCGTCTACCGCGAGCTGGAGCAAACCATCCGCATGGCGGACGCGCAGGAGGACCTCAGGTGGTTCCGCGGCACCAGCGGCCCGGGGATGCCTATGAACTGGCCCCAGTTTGAG GAGTGGAACCTGGACATCACGCACACGATAACAAGGCGAGAGAAGATTAAGAAGAACGAAGGGGTGACCCTGACCAACGCCACTGCAGTGAGCGAGTCAGCAGCACTGGCCGGGGACCGTGGCAG TGTGAGCAGCTACGAGCGCAGCCAGCCCTACACTACTGAGTGGTCGGACGACGAGGGCGGCAACTCCCTCAGTGCCAGCGAGGCCAACGGCGGCACCAACCCCTTTGAGGAGGAGCCGGCGGGGAAAGGGATGCGTGTGCGGGCTCTATATGACTACGACGGGCAGGAGCAGGATGAGCTGAGCTTCAAAGCGG AAGACACAAAgctgtctccccccacctctaCCCCCCGCAAGGCATCAGAACTTCAAGGCAACGAGATACAACATATGCTGGGAATCTAA
- the PACSIN1 gene encoding protein kinase C and casein kinase substrate in neurons protein 1 isoform X1: MSGSYDESAAAAEEITDSFWEVGNYKRTVKRIDDGHRLCNDLMNCIHERAKIEKAYAQQLTDWSKRWKQLIEKGPQYGSLERAWGAMMTEADKVSELHQDVKNSLLNEDFEKVKNWQKDAYHKQIMGGFKEAKEADDGFRKAQKPWAKKMKEVETAKKAYHLACKEEKLAMTREANSKAEQSITADQQKKLQDKVEKCKQDVQKTQEKYEKVLEELNKCTPQYMESMEQVFEQCQQFEEKRLIFLKEVLLDIKRHLNLAESSSYTTVYRELEQTIRMADAQEDLRWFRGTSGPGMPMNWPQFEEWNLDITHTITRREKIKKNEGVTLTNATAVSESAALAGDRGSVSSYERSQPYTTEWSDDEGGNSLSASEANGGTNPFEEEPAGKGMRVRALYDYDGQEQDELSFKAGDELTKLGEEDEQGWCKGRLDNGQLGLYPANYVESI; encoded by the exons ATGTCTGGCTCCTACGATGAGTCTGCAGCAGCTGCGGAGGAAATAACTGACAGCTTCTGGGAG GTAGGGAACTACAAGCGGACGGTGAAGCGGATTGACGACGGGCACCGGCTCTGCAATGACCTGATGAACTGCATCCACGAGCGGGCCAAGATCGAGAAGGCCTACGCCCAGCAGCTGACCGACTGGTCCAAGAGGTGGAAGCAGCTGATCGAGAAAG GCCCGCAGTACGGCAGCTTGGAGAGGGCGTGGGGAGCCATGATGACGGAGGCGGACAAGGTGAGCGAGCTGCATCAGGATGTGAAGAACAGCCTGCTGAACGAGGACTTTGAGAAGGTGAAGAACTGGCAGAAGGACGCCTACCACAAGCAGATCATGGGAGGCTTCAAGGAGGCCAAGGAAGCAGACGACGGCTTCCGGAAAGCACAGAAACCCTGGGCCAAGAAAATGAAGGAG GTGGAGACGGCCAAGAAAGCTTATCACCTGGCGTGCAAAGAGGAGAAGCTGGCCATGACCCGGGAAGCCAACAGCAAGGCGGAGCAGTCCATCACTGCAGACCAGCAGAAGAAGCTCCAGGACAAGGTGGAAAAGTGCAAGCAAGATGTGCAAAAG ACCCAAGAGAAGTACGAGAAGGTGCTGGAGGAGCTGAACAAGTGCACCCCGCAGTACATGGAGAGCATGGAGCAGGTGTTTGAGCAGTGCCAGCAGTTCGAGGAGAAGAGGCTCATTTTCCTGAAGGAGGTGCTGCTGGACATCAAGCGGCACCTGAACCTGGCTGAGAGCAGCAG CTACACCACCGTCTACCGCGAGCTGGAGCAAACCATCCGCATGGCGGACGCGCAGGAGGACCTCAGGTGGTTCCGCGGCACCAGCGGCCCGGGGATGCCTATGAACTGGCCCCAGTTTGAG GAGTGGAACCTGGACATCACGCACACGATAACAAGGCGAGAGAAGATTAAGAAGAACGAAGGGGTGACCCTGACCAACGCCACTGCAGTGAGCGAGTCAGCAGCACTGGCCGGGGACCGTGGCAG TGTGAGCAGCTACGAGCGCAGCCAGCCCTACACTACTGAGTGGTCGGACGACGAGGGCGGCAACTCCCTCAGTGCCAGCGAGGCCAACGGCGGCACCAACCCCTTTGAGGAGGAGCCGGCGGGGAAAGGGATGCGTGTGCGGGCTCTATATGACTACGACGGGCAGGAGCAGGATGAGCTGAGCTTCAAAGCGG GCGACGAATTAACCAAATTAGGTGAAGAAGATGAACAAGGATGGTGCAAAGGGCGTCTAGACAATGGGCAACTCGGCCTTTACCCAGCCAACTATGTGGAGTCAATCTAA